In Terriglobus sp. TAA 43, a single window of DNA contains:
- a CDS encoding YkgJ family cysteine cluster protein, which translates to MLPPDDSQLIQLMDAALADATRRSGPWLACRPGCSQCCTGVFRIGPLDTERLREGFHQAPIETQQRIQERVQQSIADLSTDFPGDTTTGILYEDEASLEQFEDFANDAVCPVLDPATGTCDLYAHRPMTCRTFGPPVRIEDDGFGVCELCFVGAPAETIAAAELHLPEPALEATLDEQTSITGTTIVAFALKDQ; encoded by the coding sequence ATGCTGCCCCCCGACGACAGTCAACTCATCCAGCTCATGGACGCCGCACTCGCAGACGCAACGCGTCGCAGCGGCCCATGGCTGGCCTGTCGTCCGGGATGCAGCCAATGCTGCACCGGCGTCTTCCGCATCGGCCCGCTCGACACCGAACGCCTCCGCGAAGGCTTCCATCAAGCCCCGATCGAGACACAACAACGCATACAAGAACGCGTTCAACAATCCATCGCAGATCTAAGCACCGACTTCCCCGGCGACACGACGACAGGCATCCTCTACGAAGACGAAGCCTCCCTCGAACAATTCGAAGACTTCGCCAACGACGCGGTGTGCCCCGTTCTCGATCCCGCCACAGGCACCTGCGATCTCTACGCGCATCGCCCCATGACCTGCCGCACCTTCGGCCCGCCCGTCCGCATAGAAGACGATGGCTTCGGTGTCTGCGAACTGTGTTTTGTAGGAGCGCCAGCAGAGACCATCGCCGCAGCAGAACTGCATCTACCCGAACCGGCGCTCGAAGCCACACTCGACGAACAGACCAGCATTACCGGCACCACCATCGTCGCCTTCGCGCTGAAGGATCAGTAG
- a CDS encoding linear amide C-N hydrolase, translated as MRFIRPLCSALLSVSLLLPVSADACTRAVYHGADGEVITARSMDWKVDVGTNLWILPRGMERSGATGPRSLHWTSKYGSVIASGYDISTTDGMNEKGLVVNLLWLAESEYPKFDGSKPGLAISLWAQYMLDKYATVAEAIDALEKEPLLVATAQVPGEERLANLHMSMSDSSGDSAVVEYVKGKQVIHHGREYQVMTNSPTYDQQLALESYWKDIGGTTMLPGTNRAADRFARASFYINAIPKSEDPDMAVASVFSVIRNVSVPFGITTADQPNISSTRWRTVADQKRLVYFFESALTPNVFWVKLSDIDFSHETGKVMKLDLGKDQKNTFSGNAAKDFKETKAFSFMGLPDK; from the coding sequence ATGCGTTTTATCCGTCCGCTTTGTTCTGCACTGCTTTCTGTCTCCTTGCTGCTACCAGTTTCTGCCGATGCCTGTACGCGTGCGGTGTATCACGGTGCGGATGGCGAGGTGATTACGGCGCGTTCCATGGACTGGAAGGTGGACGTTGGAACCAACCTCTGGATTTTGCCGCGTGGGATGGAACGGAGTGGTGCTACCGGCCCGCGTTCTCTTCACTGGACATCGAAGTATGGCAGTGTGATCGCGAGCGGATATGACATCTCCACCACAGATGGCATGAATGAAAAAGGCCTGGTGGTGAACCTGTTGTGGCTGGCCGAGTCAGAGTATCCGAAGTTTGATGGAAGCAAGCCTGGACTGGCTATTTCGCTGTGGGCGCAGTACATGCTGGACAAGTATGCGACGGTGGCTGAGGCCATTGATGCGCTTGAAAAAGAGCCATTGCTGGTGGCTACGGCGCAGGTGCCAGGTGAAGAGAGGCTTGCGAACCTGCACATGTCGATGTCAGATTCGAGCGGCGATAGTGCTGTTGTGGAGTATGTGAAAGGCAAGCAGGTGATTCATCATGGCCGTGAGTATCAGGTGATGACGAATTCACCGACCTACGATCAACAGCTGGCGCTGGAATCGTATTGGAAGGATATTGGCGGTACGACGATGTTGCCGGGAACGAATCGCGCTGCGGATCGTTTTGCGCGTGCTTCGTTTTATATCAATGCGATTCCCAAGAGTGAAGACCCGGACATGGCGGTGGCGAGTGTGTTCAGCGTGATTCGCAATGTGTCTGTGCCGTTTGGTATTACGACGGCGGATCAGCCGAATATCTCGTCGACGCGCTGGCGGACGGTGGCGGATCAGAAGCGGCTGGTCTACTTCTTCGAGTCAGCTCTGACACCGAATGTGTTCTGGGTGAAGCTGAGCGATATTGATTTCTCGCATGAGACGGGCAAAGTGATGAAACTAGACCTGGGGAAAGACCAGAAGAATACTTTCTCTGGAAACGCGGCTAAAGACTTCAAGGAAACGAAGGCTTTCTCGTTTATGGGGTTGCCTGATAAGTAG
- a CDS encoding UbiX family flavin prenyltransferase: protein MSPFSQSHDLTHARLTVAMTGASGALFTAHLLRLLNNDDRVETVHFIASDHALRVVTEELSLAGGRASLLETLLDGPPSSKFTVFRNDDIAAPVASGSHPSDGMIVLPCSMGTLASIANGMAARLIDRAADVTLKEQRPLILCVRETPFNRIHLRNMTLAAEAGAVIYPVIPAMYFRPPSLDDIARQFCCRVLGHIGLPQPSAYRWKED from the coding sequence GTGAGTCCATTTTCTCAAAGCCACGACCTCACCCACGCGCGCCTCACCGTTGCGATGACAGGTGCTAGCGGAGCACTCTTCACCGCGCATCTGCTTCGACTTCTCAACAACGACGATCGCGTGGAAACCGTTCACTTCATCGCATCGGATCATGCCTTGCGCGTAGTGACGGAAGAACTTAGCCTCGCCGGCGGGCGCGCGTCGCTGTTGGAAACACTTCTCGACGGCCCGCCTTCCAGCAAGTTCACGGTATTCCGCAATGACGACATTGCAGCCCCCGTTGCCAGCGGCAGCCATCCTTCCGATGGCATGATTGTGCTGCCCTGCTCCATGGGAACGCTCGCGTCCATCGCGAACGGTATGGCCGCGCGACTCATCGACCGCGCAGCGGATGTCACATTGAAGGAGCAGCGGCCGCTGATTCTCTGCGTCCGGGAAACTCCCTTCAACCGCATCCATCTTCGGAACATGACGCTTGCGGCGGAGGCTGGGGCCGTGATCTACCCCGTAATCCCCGCCATGTACTTCCGGCCACCAAGCCTGGATGACATTGCTCGTCAATTTTGTTGTCGCGTATTAGGCCACATCGGCCTTCCGCAACCCTCCGCATACCGCTGGAAGGAAGACTAG
- a CDS encoding alpha/beta fold hydrolase, with protein sequence MRRGFIATLLGVAALVAVACTYLYWNPMWLVDRSVNLYLRGKGIQHHYVMVDGYRIHYLEAKPAGNGPEKPVLLVHGLGARASDWAKMIPDLAKAGYHVYALDLLGYGDSPKPKDGDYTLDGEERIATDFLRELKLQKVDLGGWSMGGWVAMKMALDHPEMVRRLMVYDTAGLYFVLDFPPSLFSPHDRASFDALMDKIEPSRWRTKIPSMMIPGMIRNFQKNQFIVQQSFGSMLHGRELLDFRLGGLKMPMLIVWGTEDRLIPVEVGLRMHDLVPQSVFLGVRKCGHLTAAECAPPVVEETLKFLNADPPLSRSTSYADAPQ encoded by the coding sequence GTGAGGCGCGGCTTCATAGCGACGCTTCTTGGAGTTGCGGCGTTGGTGGCCGTGGCGTGCACCTATCTTTACTGGAACCCAATGTGGCTGGTGGATCGGTCGGTGAACCTTTACCTGCGGGGTAAGGGGATTCAGCATCATTACGTGATGGTGGATGGCTACCGGATTCATTATCTGGAAGCCAAACCGGCAGGGAATGGACCGGAGAAGCCGGTGCTGCTGGTGCATGGGTTGGGGGCTCGCGCTTCTGACTGGGCGAAGATGATTCCCGATCTGGCGAAGGCCGGATACCACGTGTATGCACTGGATCTGCTGGGGTATGGCGATTCGCCGAAGCCGAAGGATGGCGACTACACGCTGGATGGGGAAGAGCGTATTGCGACTGATTTTCTGCGGGAGCTGAAACTGCAGAAAGTGGACCTGGGCGGATGGTCGATGGGTGGTTGGGTTGCCATGAAGATGGCGCTGGATCATCCGGAGATGGTGCGGCGGTTGATGGTGTATGACACGGCCGGGCTGTACTTCGTTCTGGATTTTCCACCTTCGCTGTTTTCGCCGCATGACCGCGCGAGTTTCGATGCGCTGATGGACAAGATTGAGCCCAGCCGGTGGCGTACGAAAATTCCGTCGATGATGATTCCCGGAATGATCCGCAACTTTCAGAAGAACCAGTTCATTGTGCAGCAATCATTTGGCAGCATGCTGCATGGGCGAGAGTTGCTGGACTTCCGGTTGGGTGGATTGAAGATGCCCATGCTGATTGTGTGGGGCACGGAGGATCGCTTGATTCCCGTGGAGGTTGGGCTGCGGATGCACGACCTGGTGCCGCAGTCAGTGTTTCTGGGCGTGAGGAAGTGCGGGCATTTGACTGCAGCGGAATGTGCGCCACCGGTGGTGGAGGAGACGCTGAAGTTCCTGAATGCCGACCCACCGCTATCACGTTCTACCAGTTACGCGGACGCGCCGCAGTAG
- a CDS encoding nitroreductase family protein — translation MKSLPDAIRERRSTPSFDGSPIPAEDIRTILEAGIAAPSGYNVQPWRFVVVQSPEQKKKLRAACYNQAKVEEASVVIACCGDVDSWRRDADDIVRMGLEGGMSEGYASQLKSYVESYLLSLNADQMHGWLNKQVTYAAAYMQLTAEVMGYDTAAMEGFEQNEVKEALRLPLSYWVVSLLAIGRLKGPDKYNGGRFDLNHVAFAEEFGKPLR, via the coding sequence TTGAAATCTCTTCCGGATGCCATTCGCGAACGTCGCAGTACGCCCTCGTTCGATGGCAGCCCGATTCCGGCAGAGGATATCCGTACGATTTTGGAGGCGGGGATTGCCGCGCCTTCTGGGTATAACGTGCAGCCGTGGCGCTTTGTCGTGGTGCAGTCGCCGGAGCAGAAAAAGAAGCTGCGCGCGGCTTGCTACAACCAGGCCAAGGTGGAAGAAGCTTCTGTCGTGATTGCCTGCTGTGGCGACGTGGATAGCTGGCGTCGCGATGCGGACGATATTGTGCGCATGGGGCTGGAAGGCGGCATGAGCGAAGGCTATGCCTCGCAGTTGAAGAGTTACGTGGAGAGTTATCTGCTGAGTTTGAATGCTGACCAGATGCATGGCTGGCTGAACAAGCAGGTGACGTATGCCGCGGCTTACATGCAATTGACCGCTGAAGTAATGGGCTATGACACCGCTGCGATGGAAGGCTTTGAGCAGAACGAAGTGAAGGAAGCTCTGCGGCTGCCCTTAAGTTACTGGGTGGTGTCGCTGCTGGCGATTGGAAGATTGAAGGGGCCGGATAAATATAACGGCGGCCGCTTCGATCTGAATCACGTGGCCTTTGCGGAAGAGTTCGGGAAACCACTGCGGTGA
- the pdxT gene encoding pyridoxal 5'-phosphate synthase glutaminase subunit PdxT has protein sequence MADSSTANFQPTIGVLALQGAFDAHARMLQQCGAKTVFIRKPEQLANIDGLVIPGGESTTFLKALERGGFFDALQEFVQTKPTFGTCAGVILIAKHVTHPEQKSLGALDVTVERNAYGRQNDSRILEAETTLPGGPFEMVYIRAPRITQTGPGVETLAERDGSPTLVRQGHLLAATFHPELSTDKRVHELFLDSVRAAHNG, from the coding sequence ATGGCCGACAGTTCTACCGCCAACTTCCAGCCAACCATCGGCGTTCTCGCGCTTCAGGGTGCCTTTGACGCGCACGCCCGCATGCTCCAGCAATGCGGTGCGAAAACGGTCTTCATCCGCAAGCCCGAGCAACTGGCAAACATCGACGGCCTAGTCATCCCCGGCGGCGAATCCACCACCTTCCTCAAGGCGCTCGAACGCGGCGGCTTCTTCGACGCGCTCCAGGAATTCGTCCAGACGAAACCCACCTTCGGCACCTGCGCTGGCGTCATCCTCATCGCCAAACACGTCACCCACCCCGAGCAGAAGTCCCTCGGCGCGCTTGACGTCACGGTAGAACGCAACGCCTACGGCCGCCAGAACGACTCCCGCATCCTCGAAGCCGAAACCACCCTGCCCGGCGGCCCGTTCGAAATGGTCTACATCCGCGCGCCCCGCATCACCCAGACCGGCCCCGGCGTGGAAACGCTCGCAGAGCGCGACGGCTCCCCCACGCTCGTCCGTCAGGGCCACCTGCTCGCGGCCACGTTCCACCCCGAACTCTCCACCGACAAGCGCGTCCACGAACTCTTCCTCGACTCCGTCCGCGCGGCGCACAACGGATAA
- a CDS encoding cytochrome c oxidase subunit 3 gives MPTILHPDEVVEKLPPRRPDEADIGGGRLPPIEPKHTGGGGDGDNWSNNPVGRRGPREKLQTYRFAVFSFLAGDLIFFMTLVSAFFVTKHAAHIDAYNHYVRTWIPIGIPSILWLNTAVLILSSVTIELARRSVFREIDVMEEWLGLGSPTRRKALPWLIATTLLGAAFVWGQILAWRQLVAQHVVYSANPSSRFFYLITGVHGIHLILGIVMLITAIVGLRSLKSIQSRQIMVDSTSWYWHAMGVLWIFLFALLLWGQ, from the coding sequence ATGCCTACCATCCTCCATCCCGATGAGGTCGTCGAAAAGCTCCCACCCCGGCGCCCTGATGAAGCCGACATCGGCGGAGGACGCCTCCCACCCATCGAGCCCAAACACACCGGCGGTGGCGGCGACGGCGACAACTGGAGCAACAACCCCGTAGGCCGCCGAGGCCCTCGCGAAAAACTCCAGACCTACCGCTTCGCTGTCTTCTCGTTCCTCGCAGGCGACCTCATCTTTTTCATGACGCTCGTCAGCGCGTTCTTCGTCACCAAGCACGCAGCGCACATCGACGCCTACAACCACTACGTCCGCACATGGATTCCCATCGGCATCCCGTCCATCCTCTGGCTCAACACAGCCGTCCTGATCCTCTCATCGGTCACAATTGAACTCGCACGCCGCTCCGTCTTCCGCGAAATCGACGTCATGGAAGAGTGGCTCGGCCTCGGCAGCCCCACACGCCGCAAAGCGCTCCCCTGGCTCATCGCCACCACGCTCCTCGGCGCAGCCTTCGTCTGGGGACAGATCCTCGCATGGCGACAACTCGTCGCGCAGCACGTCGTTTACTCAGCGAATCCGTCTTCGCGCTTCTTCTATCTGATCACCGGCGTCCACGGTATCCACCTCATCCTCGGCATCGTGATGCTGATCACAGCCATCGTCGGCCTGCGCTCACTGAAATCCATCCAATCCCGCCAGATCATGGTCGACAGCACCTCCTGGTACTGGCACGCCATGGGCGTCCTCTGGATCTTCCTCTTCGCCCTACTCCTCTGGGGCCAATAA
- a CDS encoding PadR family transcriptional regulator, which yields MAGDYLDLPQGTLDLLILRTLALGSQHGWAISERVQQLSSDALRIQQGSLYPALHRLERRGLIKAKWQTTENNRRAKYYELSKKGRDQLEVEKEAWAKLTAAVAQVLEAV from the coding sequence ATGGCTGGCGACTACTTAGACCTCCCACAAGGCACACTCGATCTTCTGATCCTGCGCACGCTCGCATTGGGCTCACAACACGGCTGGGCTATTTCAGAACGCGTACAACAACTCTCCAGCGACGCACTCCGCATCCAGCAAGGCTCGCTCTACCCCGCACTCCATCGCCTCGAGCGTCGCGGTCTCATCAAGGCCAAGTGGCAAACCACTGAGAACAACCGACGCGCCAAGTACTACGAACTCTCGAAGAAGGGCCGCGATCAACTCGAAGTTGAAAAGGAAGCATGGGCAAAGCTCACCGCAGCGGTAGCCCAGGTTCTTGAAGCCGTGTAA
- a CDS encoding ABC transporter permease, translating to MFSDLIFRLRALFRRTTVENELDEELRFHFDQQVEKHMRSGLSQQEATRRTRLEFGGMAQVKENCRESRGTNLLETIGADILFAFRQLRRTPAFTITALLTLALGIGANAAIFTLVHAVLQKDLPVANPALLVRLGDTNDCCVGMGMSDSMSYFSTDAYEHLKKNTPEFEELAAMQAGFGYRPIVVRREGTQDPPRSVAGEFVSGNYFHTFGLQPHAGRFFTDADDKEGAQPTAIISYEAWQTRFQGDPTVIGSTFRVNTRPVTIIGIAPRNFFGDRLIRNPPEYYLPIETMPALANVPYVHNPKQNWLYMIGRVKPGTDLAQLQQKITAELRNELVAVGRFSPDHDKAKLTRLHITLTPGGAGITTMKEQYGDHLKLLMATAGLVLLIACANIANLLLVRGIARTTEMSVRTALGAMRSRIIRQLLTESVLLAILGGIAGLLVAYAGTRMLLALAFPDAASIPVHATPSLAVVGFACALSLVTGILFGLAPAWNASRTQPADALRSSSRTSTSGASLLQKGLVVFQIALSLVLLIAACLFLQSLKKLQGSDMKLNATNRYIIHINPQAAGYTQFQLDALYHTMEDRFHALPGVTKVGIASYTPMEDNNNGWGIEAHAHPQKGAISSVIRINGDYFDSVGTRVLMGRGINERDTPTAPRVAVVNQTFVRKIFQPGENPIGQHFGFPGADTNNAWEIVGVVEDTIYQNVRWKDHLMFFIPTMQEPESRTDPIDKDDALYAGALVVATDHPVDGMEAIAQHTLASINPDLTVVRFDTFDQQIAANFTEERLISRLTMLFGGLALLLAAIGSYGVTAYSVVRRNQEIGVRMALGANRSTVMLMILRGATIQTALGMLIGIPVALLCVRFVQSQLYEIAGLDAIVITSSVIILAVAAAIAAIIPAQRASSINPMDALRME from the coding sequence ATGTTCAGCGATCTGATCTTTCGTCTACGAGCCCTGTTCCGCAGGACCACCGTCGAAAACGAACTCGATGAAGAACTGCGCTTCCACTTCGATCAGCAGGTTGAAAAGCACATGCGTTCCGGCCTCTCCCAGCAGGAAGCCACCCGTAGAACGCGACTTGAATTTGGAGGCATGGCCCAGGTGAAAGAAAACTGTCGCGAATCCCGAGGCACCAACCTCCTTGAAACCATCGGTGCCGACATCCTCTTCGCATTTCGACAACTGCGTCGAACACCTGCATTCACCATCACCGCGCTGTTAACACTCGCTCTCGGCATCGGTGCCAACGCGGCCATCTTCACACTCGTGCATGCTGTCCTGCAAAAGGACCTCCCCGTCGCAAATCCTGCATTGCTCGTGCGCCTCGGCGACACCAACGATTGCTGCGTCGGCATGGGCATGAGCGACTCCATGTCGTACTTCTCTACCGATGCTTACGAACACTTAAAAAAGAACACGCCAGAGTTTGAAGAGCTCGCCGCCATGCAGGCGGGCTTCGGCTATCGTCCCATCGTCGTGCGTCGCGAAGGCACACAGGACCCACCGCGCTCGGTCGCAGGTGAATTCGTCTCCGGAAACTACTTCCACACCTTCGGTCTGCAACCCCATGCGGGACGTTTCTTCACAGATGCGGACGACAAAGAAGGAGCGCAGCCCACCGCAATCATCAGTTACGAAGCATGGCAGACACGCTTCCAAGGCGACCCCACTGTCATCGGCAGCACCTTCCGCGTCAACACACGGCCCGTCACCATCATCGGCATCGCGCCTCGCAACTTCTTCGGCGATCGACTCATCCGCAACCCGCCTGAGTATTACCTGCCCATCGAGACCATGCCCGCACTGGCGAATGTGCCTTACGTGCACAATCCGAAGCAGAACTGGCTGTACATGATCGGTCGTGTCAAACCCGGCACGGACCTCGCCCAGTTACAACAGAAAATCACCGCGGAACTTCGCAATGAACTTGTAGCCGTAGGTCGTTTCTCTCCCGACCATGACAAGGCGAAACTCACGAGACTTCACATCACACTTACTCCCGGTGGCGCTGGCATCACCACCATGAAGGAACAGTATGGCGATCATCTGAAACTCCTCATGGCCACCGCGGGTCTGGTACTCCTCATCGCCTGCGCCAACATTGCGAACCTGCTATTGGTGCGAGGCATCGCTCGAACAACAGAAATGTCCGTGCGCACTGCGCTCGGTGCCATGCGTTCACGCATCATCCGCCAGCTGCTTACAGAAAGCGTCCTGCTCGCCATCCTTGGCGGCATCGCCGGCCTTCTCGTGGCCTATGCAGGAACACGCATGCTGTTGGCTCTCGCATTTCCTGATGCCGCCAGCATTCCTGTCCACGCAACACCGTCGCTTGCAGTCGTAGGCTTTGCCTGTGCGTTGTCACTCGTCACCGGCATTCTCTTCGGCCTCGCACCAGCATGGAACGCATCACGAACCCAACCAGCAGATGCACTCCGTAGCAGCTCCCGCACCTCCACCTCCGGCGCATCACTCCTGCAAAAGGGATTGGTTGTCTTTCAAATTGCGCTCTCACTCGTGTTGCTCATCGCTGCATGTCTGTTCCTTCAAAGCCTCAAGAAGCTGCAGGGCTCTGACATGAAACTGAACGCGACCAATCGCTACATCATTCACATCAACCCGCAGGCAGCGGGCTACACACAGTTTCAGCTCGATGCGCTGTACCACACCATGGAAGACCGCTTCCATGCATTACCCGGTGTCACAAAAGTCGGCATCGCCTCATACACACCCATGGAAGACAACAACAACGGCTGGGGAATAGAAGCTCACGCGCATCCTCAGAAGGGAGCGATCTCATCCGTCATTCGCATCAACGGCGACTACTTCGATTCCGTGGGAACCCGCGTCCTCATGGGCCGCGGCATCAATGAACGCGATACACCCACCGCGCCTCGCGTTGCGGTCGTAAATCAAACCTTCGTTCGCAAAATATTCCAACCCGGCGAAAACCCCATCGGCCAACACTTCGGGTTCCCCGGCGCGGATACGAATAACGCATGGGAGATCGTCGGCGTTGTGGAAGACACCATCTATCAGAACGTGCGGTGGAAGGATCACCTCATGTTCTTCATTCCCACCATGCAGGAACCGGAATCAAGAACCGATCCCATCGACAAGGATGACGCCCTCTATGCCGGCGCTTTGGTTGTCGCTACAGACCATCCCGTCGACGGCATGGAAGCCATCGCGCAGCACACGCTCGCATCCATTAACCCCGACCTAACCGTGGTGCGCTTCGATACGTTCGACCAGCAGATCGCCGCAAACTTCACCGAAGAACGCTTGATCTCACGACTGACCATGCTCTTCGGTGGACTAGCACTCCTGCTCGCAGCCATCGGATCGTACGGCGTCACCGCTTATTCAGTTGTCCGCCGAAACCAGGAGATCGGTGTCCGCATGGCCCTCGGTGCAAACCGCTCCACCGTCATGCTCATGATCCTGCGTGGCGCAACCATTCAAACCGCGCTCGGCATGCTCATCGGCATCCCGGTCGCATTGCTCTGCGTCCGCTTCGTTCAATCCCAGCTTTATGAGATTGCAGGTCTCGACGCCATCGTCATCACGAGTTCAGTCATCATCCTTGCCGTCGCGGCAGCTATAGCCGCCATCATCCCCGCGCAACGCGCCTCATCCATCAATCCCATGGACGCCCTACGAATGGAGTGA
- a CDS encoding alpha/beta hydrolase has protein sequence MAGTIQTVETLRGPAGRLEALLNVGAADAAYSAVVCHPHPPSGGTMHTKVVYHAAKAFSHFGVPVLRFNFRGTGLSEGTHDNGPGEIADVKAALDWLQHEYGLPILLAGFSFGANIGFRAACGDDRVKGLVGLGMPLQAGGRSYSYEFMAHCDQPKLLLTGAQDPFAPRLVMESYFDEAGGDTEMQWIEGAEHFFAGVPGSPQPKLDRMRLAMQDWLGRKFFGL, from the coding sequence ATGGCCGGAACGATACAGACTGTTGAGACTCTACGCGGACCCGCGGGACGACTTGAGGCGCTGCTGAATGTGGGCGCTGCCGATGCCGCTTACAGTGCTGTGGTGTGTCATCCGCATCCTCCTTCGGGTGGCACGATGCATACGAAGGTGGTGTATCACGCGGCGAAGGCCTTCTCACACTTCGGTGTTCCGGTGCTGCGGTTCAACTTCCGTGGAACCGGGTTGAGCGAAGGCACGCACGATAACGGACCGGGCGAGATTGCGGATGTGAAGGCTGCTCTCGATTGGCTACAGCACGAGTACGGCTTGCCGATTCTGCTGGCTGGATTTTCGTTTGGCGCAAACATCGGGTTTCGGGCGGCTTGCGGGGATGACCGGGTGAAGGGGCTGGTGGGGCTTGGGATGCCGTTGCAGGCCGGTGGCCGGAGTTACTCGTATGAGTTCATGGCGCACTGCGACCAGCCGAAGCTGTTGCTGACCGGAGCGCAGGATCCGTTTGCACCACGTCTCGTAATGGAGAGCTACTTCGATGAGGCTGGCGGCGACACAGAGATGCAGTGGATTGAGGGTGCGGAGCACTTCTTCGCTGGTGTTCCGGGATCGCCTCAGCCGAAACTGGATCGGATGCGCCTGGCGATGCAGGATTGGCTTGGGCGGAAGTTCTTTGGGCTGTAG
- a CDS encoding M20/M25/M40 family metallo-hydrolase produces the protein MAIDPIQLTRQLVDIESTTYFEGACGLFLHEYLQGLGYEVERQPVEQPGVNGATGERFNLYAKMPGTQPKITLSTHFDTVPPYFPSSEDDTYVYGRGSCDAKGILASQVAGAEKLHKGGIPVGLLYVVGEERDSAGAKVANRDGKGSRFLINGEPTSNRLALATKGALRVELRASGKMAHSAYPELGESAIDKLVDVLHELSRTQLPVDPEIGESTLNVGLISGGRAPNVIPDAAEAHVLIRTIGDSQIVKDTITRVVGNRCDVKFALDLAAVRMKRLPGFDTMIAKYATDISSLTNWGEPLLLGPGTIHVAHTPDEKVLKSELLEAVDKYAELASELSKQL, from the coding sequence ATGGCAATCGATCCTATTCAGCTGACACGACAGCTAGTCGACATTGAGTCGACGACCTATTTCGAGGGAGCGTGCGGACTCTTCCTGCACGAGTACCTGCAAGGCCTTGGCTACGAAGTGGAACGTCAACCGGTGGAACAACCGGGTGTGAACGGCGCTACAGGCGAGCGCTTCAACCTCTACGCGAAGATGCCCGGCACACAGCCGAAGATCACCCTCTCCACGCACTTCGACACGGTTCCGCCATACTTCCCGTCCTCTGAGGACGACACTTACGTCTACGGCCGCGGCTCCTGCGACGCCAAAGGCATCCTCGCCTCACAGGTTGCAGGCGCGGAGAAACTGCATAAGGGCGGCATTCCAGTCGGCCTGCTCTACGTAGTAGGCGAGGAGCGCGACTCCGCCGGCGCCAAGGTAGCCAATCGTGACGGCAAAGGCTCCCGCTTCCTCATCAACGGCGAACCCACATCCAACCGTCTCGCACTCGCCACCAAGGGCGCTCTTCGTGTGGAACTCCGTGCCAGCGGCAAGATGGCCCACTCCGCCTACCCGGAGCTGGGCGAGTCCGCCATCGACAAGCTGGTCGATGTCCTCCACGAACTCTCCCGCACCCAACTGCCGGTCGACCCCGAGATCGGTGAGTCCACCCTCAACGTGGGCCTCATCAGCGGGGGCCGTGCCCCCAACGTCATCCCCGACGCCGCCGAAGCCCACGTCCTCATCCGCACCATCGGCGACTCCCAGATCGTCAAGGACACAATCACTCGCGTCGTCGGCAACCGCTGTGACGTGAAGTTCGCCCTCGACCTGGCAGCAGTACGTATGAAGCGCCTCCCCGGCTTCGACACCATGATCGCCAAGTACGCCACGGACATCTCCTCCCTGACCAACTGGGGAGAGCCACTCCTCCTAGGCCCCGGCACCATCCACGTAGCCCACACCCCCGATGAAAAAGTTCTGAAGTCCGAACTCCTCGAAGCCGTGGACAAGTACGCGGAACTGGCAAGCGAGCTCTCAAAGCAGCTCTAA